From Serinicoccus profundi, the proteins below share one genomic window:
- a CDS encoding sugar phosphate isomerase/epimerase family protein, translating to MIGVNTWVWASPLRDAQTRVVLDRVARMGFDAVELPLEQPGDLSVAATRDALRDSGLTPCVVGAMAPGRDLVAADAATVRSTQDYLRACVDLAAGIGAAAVCGPFYAATGRVWRMSPTERSDAYAQWREGLVPVLEHAASAGVKIGIEPLNRYETSLVNTVDQALTGLGELLLGPLGAHLGLALDTYHLGIEERSSADAIRRVGDHLVHVQVCGNDRGAPGGDQTDWVGVTRALDEVGYAGPLVIESFTADNDTIATAASIWRPLAPTQDDLAADGLAFLRSLTQGEHDV from the coding sequence ATGATCGGCGTCAACACCTGGGTCTGGGCGTCGCCGCTGCGCGACGCCCAGACCCGGGTGGTGCTCGACCGCGTCGCACGGATGGGGTTCGACGCGGTCGAGCTGCCCCTCGAACAGCCTGGCGACCTGAGCGTCGCCGCGACCCGGGATGCGTTGCGGGACAGCGGGTTGACGCCGTGCGTCGTGGGGGCGATGGCCCCCGGGCGTGACCTCGTGGCGGCCGACGCCGCCACCGTCCGGTCCACCCAGGACTACCTCCGCGCCTGCGTCGACCTCGCCGCCGGGATCGGCGCTGCGGCCGTCTGCGGGCCGTTCTACGCCGCCACCGGTCGGGTATGGCGCATGTCGCCGACCGAGCGGTCCGACGCCTACGCGCAGTGGCGGGAGGGCCTCGTGCCGGTGCTCGAGCACGCCGCCTCGGCAGGCGTGAAGATCGGCATCGAGCCGCTCAACCGCTACGAGACGTCACTGGTCAACACTGTCGACCAGGCGCTCACCGGGCTCGGTGAGCTGCTCCTCGGGCCGCTCGGGGCCCACCTCGGGCTGGCGCTGGACACCTACCACCTGGGCATCGAGGAGCGCTCGTCGGCCGACGCGATCCGCCGTGTGGGCGACCACCTCGTCCACGTGCAGGTCTGCGGCAACGACCGAGGCGCTCCTGGCGGCGACCAGACCGACTGGGTCGGGGTGACGCGGGCTCTCGACGAGGTCGGCTACGCCGGCCCGCTCGTCATCGAGTCCTTCACCGCCGACAACGACACCATCGCCACCGCCGCCTCGATCTGGCGGCCGCTGGCACCGACCCAGGACGACCTGGCCGCCGACGGCCTGGCCTTCCTCCGCAGCCTCACCCAGGGGGAGCACGATGTCTGA
- a CDS encoding Gfo/Idh/MocA family protein, producing the protein MSDLTSAEAPAPGLDRQSVSASVAHTLGVAVIGYSFMGQAHSNAWRNVNAVYDGLPTVRMQTLVGRDPAKVSGAAARLGWADAATDWRDVLERDDIDIVDVCTPGHLHAEVALAALAAGKHVLVEKPLANTVADCERLVEAARAPGAGRSMLGHNYRRVPALALARDLIEQGRIGQVRQVRLAYLQDWLADAEAPMSWRLRQETAGSGVLGDLGSHAVDQLHFLLGEQVTRASGQLRTFVPERPTGDGDRREQVTVDDAAWATLHTSSGAVASLEVSRMATGRKNALQIEVYGSTGSIRFDLERLNELVVTGATGGAETILVTEPDHPYLAGWWPPGHVLGWDSTFTTQAADFLRAIDTGAPIHPDFADGLAVQRVLEAIETSSGRGGIPVEIPA; encoded by the coding sequence ATGTCTGACCTCACCAGCGCCGAGGCGCCTGCCCCGGGCCTCGACCGGCAGTCGGTGAGCGCCTCGGTGGCCCACACGCTGGGGGTCGCGGTCATCGGCTACTCCTTCATGGGGCAGGCCCACTCCAACGCCTGGCGCAACGTCAACGCCGTCTACGACGGCCTGCCGACCGTGCGGATGCAGACCCTCGTCGGGCGTGACCCGGCCAAGGTCTCCGGTGCGGCCGCGCGCCTTGGGTGGGCCGACGCCGCGACCGACTGGCGGGACGTGCTCGAGCGCGACGACATCGACATCGTCGACGTCTGCACCCCTGGCCACCTGCACGCCGAGGTGGCGCTCGCCGCCCTGGCCGCCGGCAAGCACGTGCTCGTCGAGAAGCCGCTGGCCAACACGGTCGCCGACTGCGAGCGGCTCGTCGAGGCCGCGCGGGCGCCCGGGGCGGGGCGCTCGATGCTGGGGCACAACTACCGCCGGGTCCCCGCCCTCGCGCTCGCCCGCGACCTCATCGAGCAGGGTCGGATCGGGCAGGTGCGGCAGGTCCGGCTGGCCTACCTGCAGGACTGGCTCGCCGACGCCGAGGCCCCGATGAGCTGGCGGCTGCGCCAGGAGACCGCCGGCTCCGGGGTCCTCGGCGACCTCGGTTCGCACGCCGTCGACCAGCTGCACTTCCTGCTGGGTGAGCAGGTGACGAGGGCCAGCGGCCAGCTCCGGACGTTCGTGCCCGAGCGACCCACCGGGGACGGTGACCGACGCGAGCAGGTGACGGTCGACGACGCGGCCTGGGCCACGCTGCATACCTCGTCGGGAGCGGTGGCCAGCCTGGAGGTGAGCCGCATGGCCACCGGCCGCAAGAACGCGCTGCAGATCGAGGTCTACGGCTCGACCGGCTCGATCCGCTTCGACCTCGAGCGGCTCAACGAGCTGGTCGTGACCGGCGCCACCGGGGGAGCGGAGACGATCCTCGTCACCGAGCCCGACCATCCTTACCTCGCCGGCTGGTGGCCGCCCGGGCACGTGCTCGGCTGGGACAGCACCTTCACCACGCAGGCCGCCGACTTCCTGCGCGCGATCGACACCGGTGCCCCGATCCACCCCGACTTCGCCGACGGCCTCGCGGTCCAGCGGGTGCTGGAGGCGATCGAGACGAGCAGCGGGCGCGGCGGCATACCCGTCGAGATCCCCGCCTGA
- a CDS encoding sugar phosphate isomerase/epimerase family protein yields the protein MARRFTLFTGQWADLTLEEVAELAAGWGYDGLEIAVSGEHLDARRWDDEEYVEGRLEILRRHGLGVWAISNHLKGQAVCDDPIDERHRSIVGAKVWGDGHPEGVRQRAAEELKLTARLARKMGVDTVVGFTGSSIWQYFAMFPPVPAERIEAGYQDFADRWGPILDVFDECGVRFAHEVHPSEIAYDYWTTVRTLEVIGHREAFGLNWDPSHMMWQDIDPVAFITDFADRIYHVDCKDTRMRVGGGRNGRMSSHLPWGDQRRGWDFVSAGRGDVPWEDCFRALAGAGYDGPISVEWEDAGMDRLHGAKEALDYLKALDFPPSTASFDAAFDQG from the coding sequence ATGGCACGCAGGTTTACCCTCTTCACCGGCCAGTGGGCCGACCTCACCCTGGAGGAGGTGGCCGAGCTGGCCGCCGGGTGGGGCTACGACGGGCTCGAGATCGCCGTCTCCGGCGAGCACCTCGACGCCCGGCGGTGGGACGACGAGGAGTATGTCGAGGGGCGGCTGGAGATCCTGCGTCGCCACGGGCTCGGCGTGTGGGCGATCTCCAACCACCTCAAGGGGCAGGCGGTCTGCGACGACCCGATCGACGAGCGGCACCGATCCATCGTCGGCGCGAAGGTCTGGGGCGACGGTCACCCCGAGGGGGTGCGGCAGCGGGCCGCGGAGGAGCTGAAACTCACCGCACGTCTGGCCCGGAAGATGGGCGTCGACACCGTGGTCGGCTTCACCGGGTCCTCGATTTGGCAGTACTTCGCGATGTTCCCGCCGGTGCCGGCCGAGCGGATCGAGGCGGGATACCAGGACTTCGCCGACCGGTGGGGCCCGATCCTCGACGTCTTCGACGAGTGCGGGGTCCGCTTCGCGCACGAGGTGCACCCCAGCGAGATCGCCTACGACTACTGGACCACGGTGCGCACGCTGGAGGTGATCGGCCACCGTGAGGCCTTCGGGCTCAACTGGGACCCGAGCCACATGATGTGGCAGGACATCGACCCGGTCGCCTTCATCACCGACTTCGCCGATCGGATCTACCACGTGGACTGCAAGGACACCCGGATGCGCGTCGGCGGCGGCCGCAACGGGCGGATGAGCAGTCACCTGCCGTGGGGCGACCAGCGGCGCGGGTGGGACTTCGTCTCCGCCGGCCGCGGCGACGTGCCGTGGGAGGACTGCTTCCGCGCGCTCGCGGGGGCCGGCTACGACGGTCCCATCTCGGTGGAGTGGGAAGACGCCGGCATGGACCGGCTGCACGGAGCGA